The following are from one region of the Alphaproteobacteria bacterium genome:
- the rapZ gene encoding RNase adapter RapZ, whose protein sequence is MNDAIVTELKPRNTKRRVVLISGMSGAGLSSVLKSLEDLGYEAVDNLRLSMVPTLIKGASKNNKPLAISVDSRNAEFNAEMFLRYVGEFKLDPHLDARLLFLDCDDEALLRRFNETRRRHPLAGDRPVKEGIAMERKMLAPVQEAADHTIDTSLLSAHDLRRLLVGHYRTDNSGLTVSVSSFSYKYGVPREADLIFDVRFLKNPHWNMELRQLTGRDQAVADYIKSDPDFDAFFMSMLNFLFPLLPRYKEEGKNYLTIALGCTGGRHRSVFVAEQLGTMLAAQGYVVALTHRDMDKKETK, encoded by the coding sequence CGCGTCGTGCTTATTTCCGGCATGTCAGGTGCTGGCCTTTCCTCGGTTTTAAAATCGCTCGAAGATTTGGGATACGAAGCGGTTGATAATCTCCGCCTCTCCATGGTGCCAACGCTGATTAAGGGCGCTAGCAAAAATAATAAACCGCTTGCGATTAGTGTGGATAGCCGCAACGCTGAATTCAACGCTGAAATGTTTTTGCGTTATGTTGGGGAGTTCAAACTCGATCCGCATCTTGATGCACGTCTTTTATTTTTAGACTGTGATGACGAAGCGCTGCTGCGCCGCTTTAATGAAACGCGCCGTCGCCATCCGCTCGCGGGCGACCGTCCGGTTAAGGAAGGTATCGCTATGGAGCGCAAAATGCTTGCGCCCGTGCAGGAAGCAGCCGATCACACGATTGATACATCCTTATTATCCGCACATGATTTGCGCCGTCTGCTGGTGGGCCATTATCGCACCGATAATAGCGGGTTAACGGTATCGGTTTCATCTTTTTCATATAAATACGGCGTCCCGCGCGAAGCCGACTTGATATTTGATGTCCGTTTTCTGAAAAATCCGCATTGGAATATGGAATTGCGCCAACTCACGGGGCGTGACCAGGCGGTTGCCGATTACATCAAATCTGATCCTGATTTTGATGCGTTTTTCATGAGCATGCTCAATTTTCTTTTCCCACTTTTGCCGCGCTACAAAGAGGAAGGAAAAAATTATCTCACCATCGCACTCGGATGCACAGGTGGACGACATCGCTCGGTGTTTGTCGCCGAACAGCTTGGTACCATGCTTGCCGCGCAAGGATATGTGGTCGCACTCACACACCGCGACATGGATAAAAAAGAAACAAAATGA